Sequence from the Chelonoidis abingdonii isolate Lonesome George chromosome 1, CheloAbing_2.0, whole genome shotgun sequence genome:
GAGTTTGCTAAAATATTATGGGCTCCTTCTGAGGTTTAGAAAAATTGGATTCCTTTAAACTGTCATCCAAAGGCAGATTTATTCTTGAGTTTGTGTGCAGACTCAGTAACATATATATAACTgggctttttgttttaattatgaaCATTCAAGACTTACCTGTTATCATTTTGTGTTTGCAGATTTTGAAAGAACTTTAATGGTAAGCTGAGAAAGATAATTTCTCTTTATACCCTGCcttatgcatttttaaatgttttttcctgcTTCCACCATAACCTATTTCAAAGTACATAAATAACCAAAAGCAAGTTAATGAGCCTGGGAGTGAGTTATGCATACCCCTTTCTCACACACGTAACCCAATAAGGATTAGTCAAGTGAATAAAGACTATTTGTATTAATAAAGTTTTGCAGCACTATCTGAATTCAATTTAACAaaaaagagcctgatcctgcaatcaatCGGAACTCAAAACATCCATGTCACTTCTATAGGAGAAGACAATTTATTTCTTCATGTTACTGTTCATTATATTTAggaatctattttttaaaattttgattaaTATTAAGATCAAAACTTGTTTGCCTTGTACAAATAGCCCCATTGAAGACATGCTGGTTTAGATGGGCAAAATTAatttgaagtcaaaggagttgtacccatttacaccagagaatctggcccagctgGTCTACCTGTCCCAGTAAAATAAGCAGGATTAAGCACTATGTACCAAATCCTGCGAAATCTCAAGAGCAATCCAaaagaaatcagtgggactaatcATGAGAATATACATTTGCACGACTGAGCTGCATACGTGCCACTAATTTTTAAACCAGAAAATAAATGGCCTCATCACGAGCTTCAGATATTTTCAAAGATTATTAAAAAGGACATTGTCAACCACTTAGGCtcatttaaattttgtaaaagtgCTATCATGAGGCGGGTGGcgtatggggtgtgtgtgtgtgaaattaaaaACCTGATCTGAATATAAATACAAAAGAAGCCAATGAAAGCaattttgtgttgcttttttaacATATGTAATGAATTTCCTGAGCCTTGGGCGCGCGCTGACAGCGGCTTTTATAAGGCTACAGAGAGAAGCAATATGCCTGGCCCACAACATACGGGCTCTAAATAGCAAAACAGAGCCCTTAAGGATTACGACACGGCACTGCTGCTAGAGCCAGATTTTCACACAGATTTTTAACTCAACAGGAAACTCATCCTGCTTCGCCCTTTTAACTCGGGACCGCACAGAGCCTCGTTCTTCTCACCACCAGAGCCCTCCGCAGCCCAACAGTGCGGGGCGCCTGGTCCCCCTAGCGCCGTACACACAACAGGCCTGCAACAGCCCTCCTGCCAAGGCCGGCCTTCGCCCCGCCCCCTCCCGATCTTCCAGCGCGCGCGCCCCGCCCTGTGACGCTCCCCCCGGAAGGCGAGACGCGCGGCCGCCCCGCCTCTTCTGTAAGATGGCGGCAGCGGTGAAGGCAGGTTACCTGGCGGCCCGACGGCTCCTCTGGGCCGCGCCTGGCCGCTGCCTTGTGCGGGGCTCAGCCCCAGCGACCCGGGTGAGTGACAGGGATCGGGGCGCTGGGGAGATGCTGCGTGGGCTGCCAACCCTCTGGCCGGGCCATAGGCTGCCGGCAGTCAAAGGGCAATGGGCTTCCTCCGGCGCGGTgcaccctgggagctgtagtttcaGGTTATTGTCACAGGGTCGCACTGAGCGCTGGAACCCGCACACGCCCATCCCATTGGGTGCTGGGACGTGGGCGGGCATAAGCCCCCCGACAGCTgagggcccctcccccagcctggggaggAGCTACTGAGACCAGAAATCAACTAAAGTCCGGAACAATGAAGAAAAGAGTAACAGGTGAGGGGGGTCAAAGGACCAAAACTGGGGGACACAAGAGCAcgccgagcagagaaccctggacagcgcctGTTGCTCCTCAAAAGCCTCCAAGGAGCCAGCAGGCAGCGCCCAGAGGAACTCGGCCAGGATGTGTGAACTAATGAAAGAACGGAAACAGGCCCCACAGTCGTAGCCCCTTCTTTGcgtgccctccccccccagccaacctcctctccctggcatTATAAATGCCCACTTTGGCCatggctaggaggaggttgatgaggtgGTCCCACGACTTTGGGGGGGGCATGGATTGGGTGTGCATATGTAAAAAcgtgtggggaaaagtgcagccagaaacttAACATACtgttgaggggggagggatagctcagtggtttgagcattggcttgctaaacccagggttgtgcgttcagtccttgaggggggccatttacggatctggggcaaaaatctggctgggataggtcctgctttgagcagggagttggactagatgacctcctgaggtctcgtcCAACCCTGATACTATATGATTCTGTGCGCCAGGGTCTCTCCCACACCACAAAAAGGACAGGCATTGGGAAGAATGGTGAAGTGTGCCACATACACACCTGTATTCAaggctccatgaaggagccaccaacaaATATCCCCAGCAGGCTGTGGAACTAAAGTGGAATacaggctggcccactggggtcCCCCATGCTTTGTAGTTGCCTGCTGTCCTCATGGGGTTGTCTGGCTGTGTGGGATCTGTGCAAGCCACAATGCATGTGGCTGTACAGTTTTTGGCTGAAGCTGGAGCAGCCTGGTTAGTTCTATAGGCTACATGGGATGGCATTGCAGGCTGAGCCCTGGACTCTGGGTTCCTTGAATAAAAACAAGAATCTGCGCAGATTGAGGAGCTGTAGATGTTGCCCTTCTAGGCCTAGTTCAGGTAGTTATATGGCCCCTTACTGTAATATCTaagcacctcataatctttaatgttttTACTACTATTCCCCATTTTACACTGGGTTCAGCACAAAAAGACTAAGTGGCTTGTGCTGAACCCAGATTTCTCACAGcccaggctagtgctctaaccattgcAATAAAAAAGGGTCAGCTGCAGACAGGTCCATTTTATGCCCCTTCATGCCTCATTTCTAGGCAGAGTTGGTGCATTTCTGAGGAGAAGAGCAGTGGCCACCAAATCAGTGctaattttacaaaacaaaaataaataattcatacTTCCAAGTTCAGGAACATGCTTTCCTGACAAGCATCATAGGATGGTGCCTACAATTTGTAACTAATGGCTTTTCTTTACAGTCCATACAACTTGGGACAAGCAGATTCAGGGCCACCAAGGCAGCAACGCAAATAGTCTTAAATGTTCCTGAGACTAAAGTGTCTTCTCTGGAAAATGGCCTGAGAGTAGCTTCTGAAGATTCTGGACTCTCAACATGCACAGTAAGTAACTTGTGAATGAATTTTTTGCTTAactataggtttcagagtagcagctgtgttagtctgtatccgtgttagtctgtatttatgctcaaataaatttgttagtctctaaggtgccacaagtactcctgttctttttacttaaCTATGTACATGTATTTTCCAAGAGTATTTAGAAGAAGTATTTAGCAACAGTTTGTAAATAATGACCACAAGTTTGTGTGAAGGTTAGGCTAAGcctttaaaaagtgactagtgattttgggtgccaaaCTCGATACACTGTAAAGAGGTCTGATTTTTTCAGAGCGTGGGTGCTcgtcactttctgaaaattatgCCCCTTTAACTGCAAATTAGTTTACcccaaaattgaggcacccaaatcactaggcacttttgaaaatccatgtATAGTCTACTTATAAAAGGTAAAATGTTAGCCGAAGTAAGAACCAGCAAAACAATGCCAATGCTATCTTCAATTAGATAGTAAGATTAATGTTCGTTTTTAATAAGGTTGGTCTTTGGATTGATGCTGGAAGCAGGTATGAAAATGAGAAGAACAACGGAACAGCTCACTTCCTGGAACATATGGCTTTCAAGGTAAGTATTAAAACTAGTTTTCAAacgtttttaaaattaaaattgtttaCTGATCTTTAAGGATAACTATGGAGACTCCTTACAACTGAATTCAGTCTATCACTTTTCAAAATCACTAGGAAAACACAAGTAATTTGGATTTTTGTCCAGAATAAAAATCAAGGATGCAATCCTGGCCTCAATGAAGTTGATGGCAAagttgctgttgacttcagtgaagccaggatttcacctcagatCTGTATGGCTTCACCTGTACATTTGCATGTGCTGCTATAGCCTTGCCTGAAAGAACAATTTCATGTTCGAtctatttgaaacaaaaaacaaacaaaaaatggctGACAGGAGGAATTCAAGAATGATAGATCTGTTAGTTTCAGGAATTAGTTCTGCATGttatttcagcattttaaaattaacaatttGAGTGCTTACTGAGGTGCAGTCAAAACAACACTGGTCTGAGTTAGGTGTTGTGCAACCTTCCTTCCATATTTCTTCCACTATATTTAAATTCTGAACTGATCCACTCCTGCTTATACCTGAGATTAGTTAAATTCAGCATGACTCAACTCTGCCAATCTTTGTAGGAGACAAATAGGTACTCTGTCTTCAAGTTAATTTTCACTTGGGATCTGTGCAGGCTTTAAACTTAGTTTTCCAGTGGGGAAAGACCGATGTGCTAGCCTTCCCCCCTCAAACCAGTTGTTTCTCTTATGCTTAaatcagctatttttaaaaaataaacccttaCTATTCCCCATGTGCAAAGGCTACTTTGTGGGTAGGTACCTTCTAGAgtgcaagtaaaaaaaaatttttctttaatttcaggGGACAAAAAAGAGATCTCAGTTAGACCTGGAACTAGAGATTGAAAACATGGGAGCTCATCTTAATGCCTACACATCCAGAGAACAAACTGTGTATTATGCAAAGGCTTTCTCAAAGGACTTGCCAAGAGGTAACTGCTTCTGTTCTGCAGAATTTCTGAAGGAGCATCCTTCCTAAagattaaagattgtgaggaggGGACCAGCAAGGAATTAAATGAGCTGACAACCCTCTAAATAGCAGAAATGGGAGAACAGTGCCTCTACAGTGTGCTTCCCACCTCCCTTCTTTGGCAGCCCCCCTGCTGAAACTCCATGGGGAAGAGGCTTAGCAGGTTTGGAGAGGAGCATTTCAGCATTGTAACCCATGCTTGGCACATCTCCTGGGGACCAAGTGGCTCTCCTTTGGGGCTAAAGATGTGAAATTCTCACGCCCCTGCAGATctgagagagaggcagagtttGCAGACCATGTTCCCTGCCCCTACTTTGGCTCCCTTGTTCTTCTGAGGGAACTTTTTTTCAAACTCTAAAGTGAACCTCCCAGTGTATCTTGGGCACTCTGTGCCACTCCAGTGTGTTTAACCTTGGGAAGGTATGATAGGGCCCTGGATATTTGTATTGTGGTTAGAGACACATAGCTTAAGTTAAACATGTTGtgaaaaagaagcttacaagaagagagaaacaaagtGCTGCCAGTTGAAGAACAAGCtatatttttgtttagttttgtctaGTTGTTCATTCCTGGTATGTCTAAGTGAATTATCTTACTCCATAGTGttcatatgaaataaaataattcatattGACAATTCTTTGATGAgaatactaaactgctcaagatagtttaGACCAAAGcggactgtgaagaacttcaaaaagatcttacaaaactaagtgattcggcaacaaaatggcaaatgaaatttaatgtggataaatgtaaagtaatgcacattggaaaaaataactccaactatacatacaatatgttggagggtaatttagctacaactaatcagaaaagagatcttggagtcgtcatggatagttctctgaagacgtccccACAGTGTGCagcggcggtcaaaaaagcaaacaggatgttaggaatcattacaaaagggatagagaataagatgaatatcttattgcccttatataaatccatggtacgcccacgtcttgaatactgtgtacagatgtggtctcctcatctctgaaccttttctaatgccagtatatattttttgagaagggcaactaaaatgattaggggtttggaacgggtcccatatgaggagcaATTAAAGAGtctagaacttttcagcttggaaaagaggagactaagggaggatatgatagagatatataaaatcatgagtggtgtggagaaagcgaataaggaaaagttatttacttgttcccataatataagaattaggggccaccaaatgaaattaatgggcagcattATGTTCTTACAAGTTTTAGAAATCCCTGAAGAACACACATTCTCTCTGAGAAGGGCACTAAAGTTTTCCTaaaacaaatattacaaaataagaTTACACTAtgtaaaagtttattttcaatTTCCTGTTAGATCTTTCTTCCTGTACTCTATGCTAACAGTTCTGCCCACTTATAATATGTATTTGAGCTGCTTATTTGATTACGATACAGTGAGCTGAAGGTTCTAGTGTTGCTGAAGCACACTTGCCCCCCATCCCTTTGTGTTTTCAACTAGCTGTGGAGATTCTTGCTGACATCATACAGAACAGTACACTGGGAGAAGCAGAGATTGAGCGGGAGCGAGGAGTTATCCTTCGAGAGATGCAGGAAGTTGAAACCAATTTGCAGGAAGTTGTCTTTGATTATCTTCATGCCACAGCCTATCAGAACACTACACTGGGACGGACAATATTAGGACCCACTGAAAACATCAAGTAATTACAGCTTCTATTTCTTCTTTGTCTTAATTTCATGGTTACTTTCCGGTATTTGAAAACCACACTTAAAGATAAATGGAACAATTTCTGTTCTCTTTATGCCTTATGAAGTGTTTGGGGTTGCATAAGGTGGAATTGCAAGTGGAATTTACCCTGAATGCCTTCCCCTCAATCATACATGTTTGCTTTGGACACGATTACAATGTGAAACTTCTATTTCTTAGAacttatctacacttgaaatgctgcagtggcacagctacatcgCTGAAATGCATCAGTGTAGACagtacctatgctgacaggaagtGTAGTTATTTTCTTCTTTACCACTACAGATCCATAAATCGCAATGACTTGGTGGAGTACATAACAACACATTATAAAGGACCCAGGatagtgctggctgctgctggaggttaGTATGAGACATGCATCACAGCAAGCACttgaaaataagtttaaaaacacAGCACTTTAACTTTGTTGAGATAGTACGAAGATCAAACACAGAAATATGACTTATCCACTACTTAATAGGTCGTAGAAGTCCTATTGTTAGCCCTCAAAGTTCTGTGTATCTGCATCTcatctgttgtgtttttttccccccagtaatCTTCCAGGGACACACTTAAATTTATCTTTAGGCAAGGAGGGTGCTTCGCTTTAAACGGAGAGGCTTTTGTAAGCGTGAGAGGACAGTGTGACAGAGCGCACAAAGCCACAAATGTAGGAAGGAGATGGTGTTCAGAATGGGAGAGGGAATAAGAAAATAGAAAGGTGAGGTGAGATTATGTAAGGCCGGGGCCGCCCAAAGGAtccagggggcctggagcaaagcaattttgtgggccccttccattaaaaaaaagttgtaataccatagaatactatatttttgtGGGGGCCCTCTGGGACCTGGAGCAAATTGCTCTGCTTGCCCCTCACCTCTGGGCATCCCTGTGTAGGGCTTTGAAGTTGAGAACAAGGAGCTTGTGTTTGGTGCTGTATAAGATAGAGGAGGTAAGAAAGGTAATGAAGATAATTATTTTAGCAATGGCATGTAATGAAGTGGAAAGGGTGGGTGGGAAATCAGAAATGTACAATAATCCAGTTGGGAGAGAACCAAAGATCATGATGGATTTTTGTAACTCTGGCATCTTAGCTGAAGCTTTTTAACTTCTGTGAAAAATGATCttagatgttttttaaaactgctcTATATGAAACTCTCTTGTTCAGGAGTCTCTCATGATGAATTGCTTGATTTAGCAAATTATCATTTTGGTAACTTACCGTCTACTCAGGAAGGAGGAATCCCAGCCCTACCCCCTTGCAAATTCACAGGTAGTGAGGTAAGCACTGAGATTGCTTTTTGCCTTTTCAGGTTAATCAGATCAACAAGCAACACTGAGTAATGATTAATATTAATGAGTTGTGTGGTGTGATCTTGAGTTTCTAGTGTGACTTTCAAAGCTGCTAAGCACCCGtcgctcccattgaagttaataggagcaGCTGATGCTCGCCATCCTTGAAAATCATCCTGTTCACTTAATATATTTCTGGGCAAGGGTTTTTAAAAGTTACAGCAGATGACTGGAACTTGGGACTCCTGTGTTCTGTTGCAAAATGACTATTATAATGACTTCCTTACACACAGCATTAGGCTTATGCAGACAGTTAAGGGTATTATCGAGTAAAGCTTTTCATGCTTTGCACTAGATTTATTTGAAAGTATCTAGTTTCCTTCATTTGAATAAAGGTACCCACTACAGTGTTTGCGGCATTACATTTGAAGTTAACGTTTTTGTGATTCAGATTCGTATACGAGATGACAAGATGCCCTTGGCACACATCGCAATAGCTGTCGAAGCAGTTGGCTGGTCTCACCCAGATACAATTCCCCTTATGGTAGCAAATACTCTGATAGGCAACTGGGATCGTTCCTTTGGAGGAGGTGTGGTGAGTAAACCTCAAGGCACTTCGATGAAGGTTGACTATACCAGTAAGAGGTGTTTAGTTCAGTTATTTGCCAGCATCAGTACTCTTCATAAATTCCACCTTGTCTGGGATGGAATCGAGTTTCCTGGGTATTTctatcagtgttttaaaaaaaacaaaaacaaaaccaaaaaacctcaaaATCTAACTCCATGGTCTCTGAATGCATTCTGTTGCCATGTGGCATGAGAATTTGGGCACAGGTGCATTTGGGGAATGGCACACTGAGTCATCAAAGTGGAGGAGCCCTCATACAGCCTAGCAACCTATAGTGAAAACAAGTTGGAAAAACTAAATAGGCTGCAAAGCTGTATGCAATGAATATCCCAGTGCCTGTTCCCTCTCTTGGAATCTTACTAGCTATTTTTttagggcttttttaaaaaaaaaatctttgcagttTAAAACTGACAAATTCAGGCTGTCACTTGGAGAGTGAAAGATTATGTGCAGGAGAGGAAGCTGCCTGTTCTATACAAAAGCATCTGGTGCATACTCATAGCAGTATTGTTGGCTGTGGAGGAAGCTGCCAATCCATCTCACTTGAAATAGCAGTGAGTGAGCTTAGTGGTGGGAAAGGATATTTAAAAAACCGCAAACCCCGAAATGCTAAAACTTATCTTTTTGTTTAAACAGAATTTATCCAGCAAGCTTGCCCAGATCACTTGTCATGGCAACCTGTGTCATAGCTTCCAATCTTTCAACACCTGTTACACTGATACTGGACTGTGGGGGCTCTACATGGTTTGTGAACCATCCACTGTACAGGATATGATGCACTTCGTTCAGAGAGAGTGGTAAGAAAATGCATGTTTCTCCAAGTAGCTTGTTTTGGGTTGAGGACTGGCTATTTAAAAATAGCAGCTTCATCAAAGAAGTGTTCTGTGTTTATCACAGTCCAAATTTGTTGGGAAAGAACAAGTAGACTAAATTCAGAAGCTTGTGATGTTCCCCAAAAGCCAGTTTCTCCCACTCTTGCTTCACCCTGACAGTACCTTACACTGGAAGTAGCTCCAGTGAAAGCAGTGGGTTTACTTGAAGAGCAAGAGTGGTGAAATCTGGCCCAAAACATCAGTAATACACCtctaacccgatataacacgaattcagatataacacagtaaggCAGcggtctggggctggggggtgggagtgcgcattccagtggatcaaagcaagttccatataacacagtttcacctataatgcagtaagacttttttggttcctgaggacagagttatattGGCGTAGAGGTGTAGCAATTTGATTTACAAATTAAATGTTCTGGCAGGAGGAGGGATTGGAAGGGTTATGTAATCTTCTGTGGAGTAAGATGCAAGCTAAGTAAGGTCTGTTACTTCTTATCTAACTTTATATACCCTCCAATCAACTGCAAACAGACTCCATGGCATTTAGTTTACATTTTCAGAGAGAGGCACATGCAATTACCATATATACTGATTCATTAGCCTGTTCATTTACAAGCCGATCCCCcgagatggataagtaaaaatagcaaaaactgtataaccctttcataagccgaccctatatatcagaggttggaaaactttggctcccagcccatcagggtaagccgctggtgggtcaggatgttttgtttacctggagcgtctgcaggcatggagcccctcagcccctgccacttcctgcagcccccattagcctggagcggggaactgcagccagtgggagccacgatcagctgaacctgcggacgtggcaggtaaacaaaccagcccggccctccagggtgcttaccctggcgaaccatgtgccaaaggttgccgatccctgccatagagtttaaaatgatCAAGTTTTGGcgtagacctgtttataagccaatccctgctctttgatgcgtcacttttttaccaaaaatattcagcttaaaAATGAGAGTACCTTTTACTGGACCCCCATCTCTGTTGATGAAATTATAATAATTACATTGTAACTAAATGAAATTGTAGGTGTGCCATTGTGCAAGAAtttctctgaaaattaggccaggGAATGGTGTAATTTAGGGCCTATTTTGAGTCATCTCGACACCAGAGTATGCACCTTCAAGAACTGAGTACAGCTGAACTTCATGAGCCACAGGTAAAATTCAAGTCAGATAGGA
This genomic interval carries:
- the PMPCB gene encoding mitochondrial-processing peptidase subunit beta isoform X1 — protein: MAAAVKAGYLAARRLLWAAPGRCLVRGSAPATRSIQLGTSRFRATKAATQIVLNVPETKVSSLENGLRVASEDSGLSTCTVGLWIDAGSRYENEKNNGTAHFLEHMAFKGTKKRSQLDLELEIENMGAHLNAYTSREQTVYYAKAFSKDLPRAVEILADIIQNSTLGEAEIERERGVILREMQEVETNLQEVVFDYLHATAYQNTTLGRTILGPTENIKSINRNDLVEYITTHYKGPRIVLAAAGGVSHDELLDLANYHFGNLPSTQEGGIPALPPCKFTGSEIRIRDDKMPLAHIAIAVEAVGWSHPDTIPLMVANTLIGNWDRSFGGGVNLSSKLAQITCHGNLCHSFQSFNTCYTDTGLWGLYMVCEPSTVQDMMHFVQREWIRLCTSVTESEVSRATNLLKTNMLLQLDGSTPICEDIGRQMLCYNRRIPIPELEARIEAIDAQTIRDICTKYIYDKCPAIAAVGPIEQLPDYNRIHSGMYWLRD
- the PMPCB gene encoding mitochondrial-processing peptidase subunit beta isoform X2 — protein: MAFKGTKKRSQLDLELEIENMGAHLNAYTSREQTVYYAKAFSKDLPRAVEILADIIQNSTLGEAEIERERGVILREMQEVETNLQEVVFDYLHATAYQNTTLGRTILGPTENIKSINRNDLVEYITTHYKGPRIVLAAAGGVSHDELLDLANYHFGNLPSTQEGGIPALPPCKFTGSEIRIRDDKMPLAHIAIAVEAVGWSHPDTIPLMVANTLIGNWDRSFGGGVNLSSKLAQITCHGNLCHSFQSFNTCYTDTGLWGLYMVCEPSTVQDMMHFVQREWIRLCTSVTESEVSRATNLLKTNMLLQLDGSTPICEDIGRQMLCYNRRIPIPELEARIEAIDAQTIRDICTKYIYDKCPAIAAVGPIEQLPDYNRIHSGMYWLRD